One genomic region from Cellulomonas hominis encodes:
- a CDS encoding amino-acid N-acetyltransferase yields MTDQPAFRIRPALPADVRGIRDLVQPYADERILLAKEWVGYYEAVQEFHVAETPDGTLIGCGALHVMWQDLAEIRTLAVAREWRGRGVGHALLEALTVRARELGLRRLFCLTFEVDFFAGHGWGQVAGPAVPPEVFAELLRSHDDGVAEFLDLARVKPNTLGNTRMIVELD; encoded by the coding sequence GTGACCGACCAGCCCGCGTTCCGGATCCGCCCCGCCCTGCCCGCCGACGTCCGCGGCATCCGCGACCTGGTCCAGCCGTACGCCGACGAGCGCATCCTGCTCGCGAAGGAGTGGGTCGGGTACTACGAGGCGGTCCAGGAGTTCCACGTCGCCGAGACGCCGGACGGCACCCTGATCGGCTGCGGCGCCCTGCACGTGATGTGGCAGGACCTCGCCGAGATCCGCACGCTCGCCGTCGCGCGGGAGTGGCGCGGGCGCGGCGTCGGGCACGCCCTGCTCGAGGCGCTGACCGTGCGGGCGCGCGAGCTCGGGCTGCGGCGGCTGTTCTGCCTGACGTTCGAGGTCGACTTCTTCGCCGGGCACGGCTGGGGCCAGGTCGCCGGGCCGGCGGTGCCGCCCGAGGTGTTCGCCGAGCTGCTGCGGTCGCACGACGACGGGGTCGCGGAGTTCCTGGACCTGGCGCGGGTGAAGCCGAACACGCTCGGCAACACGCGGATGATCGTCGAGCTCGACTGA
- a CDS encoding MIP/aquaporin family protein: MESISIGEAILSEFLGTATLLLLGAGVVANVILPKTKGFGGGWLLINFGWGLAVFTAVYVAFKSGAHLNPAVTLGIWAAGKEEFAPGIEVTAANGFLYIAAQFAGAAVGATLAYLAYKKHFDQDAEPGIKLAVFSTGPELRSYGWNFITEVIGTFVLVFWVVISGNTPAQIGPLGVALVVLAIGASLGGPTGYAINPARDLGPRIAHALLPIKGKGSSDWGYSWVPVLGPAVGGILGGLLAQALGWVF, from the coding sequence GTGGAGTCCATCTCGATCGGCGAGGCCATCCTCTCCGAGTTCCTCGGCACCGCGACCCTGCTCCTCCTGGGTGCAGGCGTGGTCGCCAACGTGATCCTGCCGAAGACGAAGGGGTTCGGCGGCGGCTGGCTGCTGATCAACTTCGGATGGGGCCTCGCGGTGTTCACCGCGGTCTACGTGGCCTTCAAGTCCGGCGCGCACCTGAATCCCGCAGTCACCCTCGGCATCTGGGCCGCGGGCAAGGAGGAGTTCGCCCCGGGCATCGAGGTGACCGCGGCCAACGGGTTCCTGTACATCGCGGCGCAGTTCGCCGGAGCCGCGGTCGGTGCGACGCTCGCCTACCTCGCCTACAAGAAGCACTTCGACCAGGACGCGGAGCCGGGCATCAAGCTCGCGGTGTTCTCCACCGGCCCGGAGCTGCGGTCCTACGGCTGGAACTTCATCACCGAGGTCATCGGCACCTTCGTGCTGGTGTTCTGGGTGGTCATCTCCGGCAACACGCCGGCGCAGATCGGCCCGCTCGGCGTCGCTCTCGTCGTGCTCGCGATCGGCGCCAGCCTCGGTGGTCCCACCGGCTACGCCATCAACCCGGCGCGTGACCTCGGTCCGCGCATCGCGCACGCCCTGCTCCCGATCAAGGGCAAGGGCTCGTCCGACTGGGGCTACTCCTGGGTGCCGGTGCTCGGCCCCGCCGTCGGCGGCATCCTCGGCGGTCTGCTGGCGCAGGCCCTCGGCTGGGTGTTCTGA
- a CDS encoding glycerol-3-phosphate dehydrogenase/oxidase: protein MRTAALTPRLRDDALATLRATTEGGPELDVLVIGGGVTGAGIALDAVTRGLSTAVIDAQDWASGTSSRSSKLVHGGLRYLQMLDFHLVREALTERDLLISDLAPHLVKPVSFLYPLENRVWERAYVGAGVALYDTLASVNGRHRAMPIHRHLTRKGMERLFPDLRHDAAIGAVRYWDASVDDARLVSTLIRTAVSYGAHAASRTQVVGLTTTSGGAVTGAELADLETGERFTVRARHVINATGVWTEQTESLAGTEGGLRVLASKGIHIVVPRDRIAGNTGLILQTEKSVLFIIPWSRYWVIGTTDTPWEQDLVHPVATSADIDYVIDHANTVLSRPITREDVIGTWAGLRPLLQPGTKEGTSSAKVSREHTVASPTPGLTVIAGGKLTTYRVMAKDAVDFAIGSRATTLPSITHKVPLVGAEGLQVLQRQSRDIGNRYGWDRGRMDHLLHRYGSLLGELLELVDADPELGRPLPNAAAYIGAEIAYAVTHEGALHLDDVLMHRTRLNYEQADKGVGALDEIADIIAPRLGWDAATREREIAAYRARAEAEHAAAQQPDDAAAQAARDAAEDLAPLLPLDADPVHPGHKPGSSPDTPAANPPAGT, encoded by the coding sequence ATGAGGACCGCAGCACTGACCCCCCGCCTGCGTGACGACGCGCTGGCGACCCTGCGAGCGACCACGGAGGGCGGGCCCGAGCTCGACGTCCTGGTCATCGGCGGCGGCGTCACGGGCGCCGGCATCGCCCTGGACGCGGTGACCCGCGGCCTGTCGACCGCCGTGATCGACGCGCAGGACTGGGCGTCCGGCACGTCGAGCCGGTCCAGCAAGCTCGTGCACGGCGGCCTGCGCTACCTGCAGATGCTGGACTTCCACCTGGTCCGCGAGGCGCTCACCGAGCGCGACCTGCTGATCTCGGACCTGGCGCCGCACCTGGTCAAGCCGGTGTCGTTCCTCTACCCGCTCGAGAACCGGGTGTGGGAGCGGGCGTACGTCGGCGCGGGCGTCGCGCTCTACGACACGCTCGCCAGCGTCAACGGCCGCCACCGCGCGATGCCGATCCACCGGCACCTCACCCGCAAGGGCATGGAGCGGCTGTTCCCCGACCTGCGGCACGACGCCGCGATCGGCGCCGTCCGCTACTGGGACGCGAGCGTGGACGACGCCCGCCTGGTCTCCACCCTGATCCGCACCGCGGTCTCCTACGGCGCGCACGCGGCGTCCCGCACGCAGGTGGTCGGCCTCACGACGACGTCGGGCGGCGCGGTGACCGGCGCCGAGCTGGCGGACCTCGAGACGGGCGAGCGGTTCACCGTCCGCGCCCGGCACGTCATCAACGCCACCGGCGTGTGGACCGAGCAGACCGAGTCGCTCGCCGGCACCGAGGGCGGCCTGCGCGTGCTGGCCTCCAAGGGCATCCACATCGTCGTGCCGCGCGACCGGATCGCCGGGAACACCGGCCTGATCCTGCAGACCGAGAAGTCGGTGCTGTTCATCATCCCGTGGTCCCGCTACTGGGTGATCGGCACCACCGACACCCCGTGGGAGCAGGACCTCGTGCACCCCGTGGCCACCAGCGCGGACATCGACTACGTCATCGACCACGCGAACACGGTGCTGTCCCGGCCGATCACCCGGGAGGACGTCATCGGCACCTGGGCCGGCCTGCGGCCGCTGCTGCAGCCCGGCACCAAGGAGGGCACCTCGTCCGCGAAGGTGTCCCGCGAGCACACCGTCGCCTCCCCGACGCCGGGCCTGACCGTCATCGCCGGCGGCAAGCTCACGACCTACCGGGTGATGGCCAAGGACGCCGTCGACTTCGCCATCGGGTCCCGCGCGACGACGCTCCCGTCCATCACGCACAAGGTCCCGCTGGTCGGCGCGGAGGGGCTGCAGGTGCTGCAGCGCCAGTCGCGCGACATCGGCAACCGCTACGGCTGGGACCGCGGCCGGATGGACCACCTGCTGCACCGGTACGGCTCGCTGCTCGGCGAGCTGCTGGAGCTCGTGGACGCGGACCCGGAGCTGGGCCGGCCGTTGCCGAACGCCGCGGCGTACATCGGCGCGGAGATCGCCTACGCCGTCACCCACGAGGGCGCGCTGCACCTGGACGACGTCCTCATGCACCGCACCCGCCTGAACTACGAGCAGGCCGACAAGGGCGTCGGCGCCCTGGACGAGATCGCGGACATCATCGCCCCGCGGCTCGGCTGGGACGCCGCCACCCGCGAGCGCGAGATCGCCGCCTACCGGGCGCGCGCCGAGGCCGAGCACGCCGCCGCGCAGCAGCCCGACGACGCGGCCGCGCAGGCCGCCCGGGACGCCGCGGAGGACCTCGCGCCGCTGCTGCCGCTCGACGCCGACCCCGTCCACCCCGGTCACAAGCCCGGTTCGTCCCCCGACACCCCTGCCGCGAACCCCCCGGCAGGGACATGA
- a CDS encoding A/G-specific adenine glycosylase: protein MCPVPADPTPTAPGAAPAVPDAAAVRGAVVAWFDVHARDLPWRAPDRTAWGVLVSEVMLQQTPVVRVEPAWRAWMSRWPRPADLAAASPADVLRAWDRLGYPRRALRLQECARAVVERHGGEVPSDEAELLALPGIGSYTAAAVRAFAFGRRSVVLDTNVRRVLARVVEGAALPAPTPTVGERAAAEALVPPDDAGAARWAAASMELGALVCTARAPRCPACPVRDLCAWRAAGSPADVHAPRRRTQAWAGTDRQVRGRIMALLREALEPAPASAVAAVWPDDAQRERCLAGLLADGLVERVAVERAGDGDDAGPRYRLPV from the coding sequence ATGTGCCCCGTGCCCGCCGATCCCACCCCGACCGCGCCCGGCGCCGCGCCCGCCGTCCCGGACGCCGCCGCCGTCCGCGGGGCGGTCGTCGCGTGGTTCGACGTGCACGCCCGGGACCTGCCGTGGCGGGCGCCGGACCGCACGGCGTGGGGCGTCCTGGTCAGCGAGGTCATGCTGCAGCAGACCCCGGTGGTCCGGGTGGAGCCGGCGTGGCGGGCCTGGATGTCCCGGTGGCCGCGCCCGGCCGACCTCGCCGCCGCCAGCCCCGCGGACGTGCTGCGCGCCTGGGACCGCCTGGGCTACCCGCGCCGCGCGCTGCGGCTGCAGGAGTGCGCCCGCGCGGTCGTCGAGCGGCACGGCGGCGAGGTCCCGTCGGACGAGGCCGAGCTGCTGGCGCTGCCGGGCATCGGGTCGTACACGGCCGCGGCGGTGCGGGCGTTCGCGTTCGGGCGGCGGTCGGTGGTGCTGGACACGAACGTGCGGCGGGTGCTGGCCCGGGTCGTCGAGGGCGCGGCGCTCCCGGCGCCGACGCCGACCGTCGGGGAGCGTGCGGCGGCCGAGGCCCTGGTCCCCCCGGACGACGCCGGGGCGGCGCGGTGGGCGGCGGCGTCGATGGAGCTGGGCGCCCTGGTGTGCACGGCGCGCGCCCCGCGGTGCCCGGCGTGCCCGGTGCGGGACCTGTGCGCGTGGCGGGCGGCCGGGTCGCCCGCGGACGTGCACGCGCCGCGGCGGCGCACCCAGGCGTGGGCGGGCACCGACCGGCAGGTGCGCGGCCGCATCATGGCGCTGCTCCGCGAGGCGCTCGAGCCCGCCCCGGCGTCGGCGGTGGCCGCGGTGTGGCCGGACGACGCGCAGCGGGAGCGCTGCCTGGCGGGCCTGCTCGCGGACGGCCTGGTGGAGCGGGTCGCGGTGGAGCGGGCCGGAGACGGCGACGACGCCGGGCCGCGCTACCGGCTCCCCGTCTGA
- the radA gene encoding DNA repair protein RadA — MSTTTSARTARPAFRCTECGWTTSKWVGRCGECQTWGSVSEDTGPGGAAPRTAVQVPVRGAARPIAEIDVETARSRPTGVGELDRVLGGGLVPGAVVLLAGEPGVGKSTLLLDVASRVASGGRTVLYVTGEESAGQVRLRAERIGALAGTLLLTAETDLGTILGHLAQTEPDLLVLDSVQTVASAAVEGSPGGVAQVREVAAALIAAAKERGLPVVLVGHVTKDGAVAGPRTLEHLVDVVCQFEGDRHSRLRLLRATKNRYGPTDEVGCFDLNESGIVGLADPSGLFVSHERHHVPGTCVTVTLEGRRPLATEVQALVAPSMLANPRRTTSGVDGSRLAMVLAVLQRRAGLKVADQDVYVSTVGGARVVEPAADLALALATVSSRENVALPPRLVAIGEVGLAGEIRAVTGTVRRLAEAARLGFTHAVVPAESVEPGQAPAGMRVAQAADLGEAVRLTRPEAARVAGR; from the coding sequence GTGTCGACCACCACCTCCGCCCGGACCGCCCGTCCCGCGTTCCGCTGCACCGAGTGCGGCTGGACGACGTCCAAGTGGGTCGGCCGGTGCGGGGAGTGCCAGACGTGGGGCTCGGTGTCCGAGGACACGGGGCCCGGCGGCGCGGCCCCCCGCACGGCGGTGCAGGTGCCGGTGCGCGGCGCGGCGCGGCCGATCGCGGAGATCGACGTCGAGACCGCCCGGTCCCGCCCCACGGGCGTCGGCGAGCTGGACCGGGTGCTCGGCGGCGGCCTGGTGCCCGGGGCGGTCGTGCTGCTGGCGGGCGAGCCGGGCGTCGGCAAGTCGACCCTGCTGCTCGACGTCGCGAGCCGCGTCGCGTCGGGCGGGCGGACCGTCCTGTACGTGACGGGGGAGGAGTCGGCGGGGCAGGTGCGGCTGCGGGCCGAGCGGATCGGGGCGCTCGCGGGCACGCTGCTGCTCACGGCGGAGACCGACCTCGGCACGATCCTCGGGCACCTCGCCCAGACGGAGCCGGACCTGCTGGTGCTCGACTCGGTGCAGACGGTCGCCTCGGCGGCGGTCGAGGGGTCGCCGGGCGGCGTCGCCCAGGTCCGCGAGGTCGCGGCCGCGCTGATCGCCGCGGCCAAGGAGCGGGGGCTGCCCGTCGTGCTGGTGGGCCACGTGACGAAGGACGGCGCCGTCGCCGGGCCGCGCACGCTCGAGCACCTGGTCGACGTGGTCTGCCAGTTCGAGGGCGACCGGCACTCGCGGCTGCGCCTGCTGCGCGCGACGAAGAACCGGTACGGCCCGACCGACGAGGTCGGCTGCTTCGACCTCAACGAGTCCGGGATCGTCGGCCTGGCCGACCCGTCCGGGCTGTTCGTGTCGCACGAGCGGCACCACGTGCCCGGCACCTGCGTGACCGTGACGCTGGAGGGCCGCCGGCCGCTGGCCACCGAGGTGCAGGCGCTGGTGGCCCCGAGCATGCTCGCCAACCCGCGCCGGACCACCAGCGGCGTCGACGGGTCGCGGCTCGCGATGGTGCTGGCGGTGCTGCAGCGCCGGGCGGGCCTCAAGGTGGCGGACCAGGACGTGTACGTCTCGACCGTCGGCGGCGCCCGCGTGGTCGAGCCCGCGGCGGACCTGGCGCTCGCGCTGGCGACCGTGAGCAGCCGGGAGAACGTCGCCCTGCCGCCGCGGCTCGTGGCGATCGGCGAGGTCGGGCTCGCGGGGGAGATCCGTGCGGTCACCGGGACGGTGCGCCGGCTCGCGGAGGCCGCCCGGCTGGGGTTCACGCACGCGGTGGTGCCGGCCGAGTCGGTCGAGCCCGGGCAGGCGCCCGCGGGGATGCGGGTCGCGCAGGCGGCGGACCTCGGCGAGGCCGTGCGGCTGACCCGGCCGGAGGCGGCGCGGGTCGCCGGGCGCTGA
- a CDS encoding TetR/AcrR family transcriptional regulator yields MTRPGRPRAAEERDTRGAVLAAAASLFAAVGYTATSTYAIAERAGVKQASIYHHFRGKDALLRTLLLDTVRPPLDLAERLLAETGEPAARLWALCDTDARWLADGPVNVGALLRLPEVEDVAFAEFHEDRARLREAYGELVAAVAGPGAALGAGTLVFGLVESVITARRSGAAAAGEVAPLVADAALRVLGLDDAAVARARAGAAALVPHPHLPGDDVLDGAAAEPARDVG; encoded by the coding sequence ATGACCCGACCGGGACGGCCCCGCGCCGCCGAGGAGCGCGACACCCGCGGCGCCGTGCTCGCCGCCGCCGCGAGCCTGTTCGCCGCCGTCGGCTACACCGCGACGTCGACGTACGCGATCGCCGAGCGCGCCGGGGTCAAGCAGGCGTCGATCTACCACCACTTCCGCGGCAAGGACGCCCTGCTGCGCACGCTGCTGCTCGACACCGTCCGGCCCCCGCTCGACCTCGCGGAGCGGCTGCTCGCCGAGACCGGCGAGCCCGCGGCCCGGCTGTGGGCGCTGTGCGACACGGACGCCCGCTGGCTCGCGGACGGCCCGGTCAACGTCGGCGCGCTGCTGCGGCTCCCCGAGGTCGAGGACGTCGCGTTCGCGGAGTTCCACGAGGACCGGGCGCGGCTGCGGGAGGCGTACGGGGAGCTCGTCGCGGCGGTCGCCGGCCCGGGCGCGGCCCTCGGCGCGGGGACGCTCGTGTTCGGCCTGGTCGAGTCGGTCATCACGGCCCGCCGCAGCGGGGCCGCCGCGGCCGGCGAGGTCGCCCCGCTGGTCGCGGACGCCGCGCTGCGGGTGCTCGGGCTGGACGACGCGGCGGTCGCCCGGGCGCGGGCCGGCGCGGCGGCCCTGGTGCCGCACCCGCACCTGCCGGGGGACGACGTGCTGGACGGTGCGGCGGCCGAGCCGGCGCGCGACGTAGGTTGA
- the glpK gene encoding glycerol kinase GlpK, with product MSEQFVMAIDQGTTSTRAILFNHGGQIVSVGQTEHQQIFPRAGWVEHDPNEIWNNTREVVGLALTRANKTYSDVAAIGITNQRETAVVWDRTTGQPVYNAIVWQDTRTQKICDDLAALGGGAERYKDRVGLPLATYFSGPKIRWILDNVEGAREKAERGELAFGNTDAWVLWNMTGGVEGGVHVTDVTNASRTMLMNVDSLTWNEEIAAEMGVPLSMLPEIRSSSEVYGHGRQGGLVPGVPIAGILGDQQAATFGQACFEVGTAKNTYGTGNFMLLNTGTEPVPSKNGLLTTVAYKIGDKPQVYALEGSIAVTGSLVQWLRDNLGMFMDAPDIEYLASKVDDNGGAYFVPAFSGLFAPYWRSDARGALVGLTRYVNRNHIARAALEATAFQTREVLDAMNADSGVALTELKVDGGMTANNLLMQFQADVLDVPVVRPKVAETTALGAAYAAGIAVGFWEGEQDVIDNWAEDRRWTPNIESGERDRQYRLWKKAVTKTFDWVDDDVR from the coding sequence ATGTCCGAGCAGTTCGTCATGGCGATCGACCAGGGCACTACCTCCACCCGGGCCATCCTGTTCAACCACGGCGGGCAGATCGTGTCCGTCGGGCAGACCGAGCACCAGCAGATCTTCCCGCGCGCCGGCTGGGTGGAGCACGACCCGAACGAGATCTGGAACAACACCCGCGAGGTCGTGGGCCTCGCGCTCACCCGGGCGAACAAGACCTACTCCGACGTCGCCGCCATCGGCATCACCAACCAGCGCGAGACCGCGGTGGTCTGGGACCGCACCACCGGCCAGCCGGTGTACAACGCGATCGTCTGGCAGGACACCCGCACCCAGAAGATCTGCGACGACCTCGCGGCCCTCGGCGGCGGCGCCGAGCGCTACAAGGACCGGGTCGGCCTGCCGCTGGCGACCTACTTCTCCGGCCCGAAGATCCGCTGGATCCTCGACAACGTCGAGGGCGCGCGGGAGAAGGCGGAGCGCGGCGAGCTGGCGTTCGGCAACACCGACGCCTGGGTGCTGTGGAACATGACCGGCGGCGTCGAGGGCGGCGTGCACGTCACCGACGTCACCAACGCCTCGCGCACGATGCTCATGAACGTCGACTCGCTCACCTGGAACGAGGAGATCGCGGCGGAGATGGGCGTGCCGCTGTCCATGCTCCCGGAGATCCGCTCCTCCTCGGAGGTCTACGGGCACGGGCGCCAGGGCGGCCTCGTCCCGGGCGTGCCGATCGCCGGCATCCTCGGCGACCAGCAGGCCGCGACGTTCGGCCAGGCGTGCTTCGAGGTGGGCACGGCCAAGAACACCTACGGCACCGGCAACTTCATGCTGCTGAACACCGGCACCGAGCCGGTCCCGTCCAAGAACGGCCTGCTCACGACCGTCGCCTACAAGATCGGCGACAAGCCGCAGGTGTACGCGCTCGAGGGCTCGATCGCGGTCACCGGCTCGCTGGTGCAGTGGCTGCGCGACAACCTCGGCATGTTCATGGACGCGCCCGACATCGAGTACCTGGCGTCCAAGGTCGACGACAACGGCGGCGCATACTTCGTGCCGGCGTTCTCCGGCCTGTTCGCGCCGTACTGGCGCTCCGACGCCCGCGGTGCCCTCGTCGGGCTGACCCGGTACGTCAACCGCAACCACATCGCGCGGGCCGCGCTGGAGGCCACGGCCTTCCAGACCCGCGAGGTGCTGGACGCGATGAACGCCGACTCCGGCGTGGCGCTCACCGAGCTCAAGGTCGACGGCGGCATGACGGCGAACAACCTGCTCATGCAGTTCCAGGCGGACGTCCTCGACGTGCCCGTCGTCCGGCCGAAGGTCGCGGAGACCACGGCCCTGGGCGCCGCGTACGCCGCGGGCATCGCCGTCGGGTTCTGGGAGGGCGAGCAGGACGTCATCGACAACTGGGCGGAGGACCGCCGCTGGACGCCGAACATCGAGTCGGGCGAGCGGGACCGGCAGTACCGCCTGTGGAAGAAGGCCGTGACGAAGACCTTCGACTGGGTCGACGACGACGTGCGCTGA
- a CDS encoding sugar-binding transcriptional regulator produces the protein MADREQDVLRAASMYYLQDVKMDVIARHLGTSRSTVSRLLKRARETGMVEITLRPSTMRAPGLGRTISAEFGIDTYVVPVPDSGEQVDTLDQVARATARLLGSWFDSDMILGVAWGTTLAAVSRRLQPKPTHGSVVVQLNGAANTRTSGIEYASDLIASFGSAFGATVHHFPVPAFFDYPETKQAMWRERSVRRVLDEQIRADIALFSVGSVTGSVPSHVYSAGYLDEDDVTLLHDQAVVGDVCTVFLRADGSWRDVPLNARATGPSPDQLRRIPRRLCAVAGDNKAVPLLAALRAGTMTDLVVDERTAARLLEIA, from the coding sequence ATGGCCGACCGGGAGCAGGACGTGCTGCGCGCGGCCTCGATGTACTACCTGCAGGACGTCAAGATGGACGTGATCGCCCGCCACCTGGGCACCTCGCGGTCCACCGTCTCGCGGCTGCTGAAGCGCGCCCGGGAGACCGGGATGGTCGAGATCACCCTCCGGCCCTCGACGATGCGCGCGCCCGGGCTGGGCCGCACGATCTCCGCGGAGTTCGGCATCGACACGTACGTGGTGCCGGTGCCGGACTCCGGCGAGCAGGTCGACACGCTCGACCAGGTGGCCCGCGCCACCGCGCGCCTGCTGGGGTCCTGGTTCGACTCCGACATGATCCTCGGCGTCGCCTGGGGGACCACGCTCGCGGCGGTGTCCCGGCGCCTCCAGCCGAAGCCGACGCACGGCAGCGTGGTCGTGCAGCTGAACGGCGCGGCCAACACCCGCACGTCCGGCATCGAGTACGCCAGCGACCTCATCGCGTCGTTCGGGTCCGCGTTCGGCGCGACCGTGCACCACTTCCCGGTCCCGGCGTTCTTCGACTACCCGGAGACCAAGCAGGCGATGTGGCGCGAGCGGTCGGTGCGGCGCGTGCTCGACGAGCAGATCCGGGCCGACATCGCCCTGTTCTCCGTCGGGTCCGTGACCGGTTCCGTGCCGTCCCACGTCTACTCCGCGGGCTACCTGGACGAGGACGACGTCACGCTGCTGCACGACCAGGCCGTCGTCGGGGACGTGTGCACGGTGTTCCTGCGCGCCGACGGGTCGTGGCGGGACGTGCCGCTGAACGCGCGCGCCACCGGACCCTCGCCCGACCAGCTCCGGCGGATCCCGCGGCGGCTGTGCGCGGTCGCCGGGGACAACAAGGCGGTGCCGCTGCTGGCCGCGCTGCGCGCCGGGACGATGACGGACCTCGTGGTCGACGAGCGCACCGCCGCGCGGCTGCTCGAGATCGCCTGA
- a CDS encoding aldo/keto reductase has product MARIGTTDLDVLPLNLGGNVFGWTADEQASFAVLDAFAAEGGSFVDTADVYSQWVPGHEGGESEEVLGRWMASRQNRPDVVVATKVGKHADLLGTSRPVVRAAIDASLKRLGTDYVDLYYAHADDPSTPLEETVAALGEVVAEGKARYVGASNFTADRLAEALRIADELGVARFVALQPHYNLVHRAEYEGPLQELAVREGIGVLPYSSLASGFLTGKYRDGGPAVDSPRAGGASRYLDDRGRRVLAVLDEVAAAHGTSVTAVSLAWLRVQPGVAAPIASARSVEQLPDLLAGARLVLADDELDALAAAS; this is encoded by the coding sequence ATGGCACGCATCGGCACCACCGACCTGGACGTCCTGCCCCTGAACCTGGGGGGCAACGTGTTCGGCTGGACCGCGGACGAGCAGGCGTCGTTCGCCGTGCTCGACGCGTTCGCGGCGGAGGGCGGCAGCTTCGTCGACACGGCGGACGTCTACTCGCAGTGGGTCCCCGGGCACGAGGGCGGGGAGTCCGAGGAGGTGCTGGGCCGCTGGATGGCGTCCCGGCAGAACCGCCCGGACGTCGTCGTGGCGACGAAGGTGGGCAAGCACGCCGACCTGCTCGGCACGTCGCGGCCGGTCGTGCGCGCGGCGATCGACGCGTCGCTGAAGCGCCTCGGCACCGACTACGTCGACCTCTACTACGCGCACGCCGACGACCCGAGCACCCCGCTGGAGGAGACCGTCGCCGCGCTGGGCGAGGTCGTCGCCGAGGGCAAGGCCCGGTACGTCGGGGCCTCGAACTTCACGGCGGACCGGCTGGCGGAGGCGCTGCGGATCGCCGACGAGCTCGGGGTCGCCCGGTTCGTCGCCCTGCAGCCGCACTACAACCTCGTGCACCGCGCGGAGTACGAGGGCCCGCTGCAGGAGCTCGCCGTCCGCGAGGGCATCGGCGTGCTGCCCTACTCGTCGCTCGCGAGCGGGTTCCTCACGGGCAAGTACCGGGACGGCGGACCGGCGGTGGACAGCCCGCGTGCGGGCGGCGCGTCGCGCTACCTGGACGACCGCGGGCGGCGGGTGCTGGCGGTGCTGGACGAGGTCGCCGCGGCGCACGGCACGTCGGTGACCGCGGTGTCGCTCGCGTGGCTGCGCGTGCAGCCGGGCGTGGCCGCGCCGATCGCGAGCGCCCGCAGCGTCGAGCAGCTGCCGGACCTGCTCGCGGGCGCGCGCCTCGTGCTCGCGGACGACGAGCTGGACGCCCTGGCCGCCGCGTCCTGA
- the disA gene encoding DNA integrity scanning diadenylate cyclase DisA — MPTTTPPDDLLRHTLAAVAPGTELRDGLERILRGRTGALIVLGRDATVESICSGGFELDVEFSATRLRELAKMDGAIVMDPGTRRIVRAAVQLLPDPTISTSESGTRHRTAERVAKQTGLPVISVSASMRIIALYVGDQRHVLENADAIMSRANQALATLERYKSRLDEVSGTLSALEIEDLVTVRDVCVVVQRQEMVRRISEEIAGYVVELGTDGRLLSLQLDELTGGIGTDSELVIRDYLDSSRRDAEAIQASLATLDSTELLDLALIARVLGLPAGVEMLDAATGPRGYRLMSKVPRLPSAIVDRLVGHFSGLQKLLAANIDDLMAVDGVGEQRARAVREGLSRLAESSILERYV; from the coding sequence GTGCCCACGACCACGCCGCCGGACGACCTGCTGCGGCACACCCTGGCCGCCGTCGCCCCCGGCACCGAGCTGCGCGACGGCCTGGAGCGGATCCTGCGCGGACGCACCGGCGCGCTGATCGTCCTGGGCCGGGACGCCACGGTCGAGAGCATCTGCTCCGGCGGGTTCGAGCTCGACGTCGAGTTCTCCGCGACCCGCCTGCGCGAGCTCGCGAAGATGGACGGCGCGATCGTCATGGACCCGGGCACCCGGCGGATCGTGCGGGCGGCCGTGCAGCTGCTCCCCGACCCGACGATCTCGACCTCCGAGTCCGGCACCCGGCACCGCACCGCCGAGCGGGTCGCGAAGCAGACCGGCCTGCCGGTGATCTCCGTGTCCGCGTCCATGCGGATCATCGCGCTCTACGTCGGCGACCAGCGGCACGTGCTCGAGAACGCCGACGCGATCATGTCCCGGGCCAACCAGGCGCTCGCCACGCTCGAGCGGTACAAGTCCCGCCTCGACGAGGTCAGCGGCACGCTGTCCGCCCTGGAGATCGAGGACCTCGTCACCGTCCGCGACGTCTGCGTGGTCGTCCAGCGGCAGGAGATGGTGCGCCGCATCTCCGAGGAGATCGCGGGCTACGTCGTCGAGCTCGGCACCGACGGCCGCCTGCTGTCCCTGCAGCTCGACGAGCTCACCGGCGGCATCGGCACCGACAGCGAGCTGGTCATCCGCGACTACCTCGACTCCAGCCGCCGGGACGCCGAGGCCATCCAGGCCTCGCTCGCGACCCTCGACTCCACCGAGCTCCTCGACCTCGCGCTCATCGCCCGGGTGCTCGGCCTGCCCGCCGGCGTCGAGATGCTCGACGCCGCCACCGGCCCCCGCGGCTACCGGCTCATGTCGAAGGTGCCGCGACTGCCGTCCGCGATCGTCGACCGGCTCGTCGGGCACTTCTCCGGGCTGCAGAAGCTGCTCGCGGCGAACATCGACGACCTCATGGCGGTCGACGGCGTCGGCGAGCAGCGGGCGCGGGCCGTGCGCGAGGGGCTGTCCCGCCTGGCGGAGTCCAGCATCCTCGAGCGGTACGTCTGA